A single window of Uloborus diversus isolate 005 chromosome 5, Udiv.v.3.1, whole genome shotgun sequence DNA harbors:
- the LOC129222558 gene encoding ATP-dependent DNA helicase PIF1-like, with translation MIHLRLQEFKNNDKFGGINIVLFGDIMQLPPVKGHWCFVQPAWFAAEINLWHAFSFCELTINMRQRNDTEFVDLLNNLRVSELTTGQVELLCQRRRVALDEEFKDGVVIRIFPTVKQVDEYNDNMTAMNSKQNRIYTIRSIDESREIATYGKKPPDNVVPKDVNNCGGLLSEVKLAAESRVMLRRNISVSDGLVNGAMGRCRLKDSDGCVAIPPVVATFQGTKGYGDIERRMLSIILCWAVTVHKLQGTTLDKAVIDLGKKVFAKGQAYVALSRVKTLEGIALSDLEPNKLLHKPHDERALAEMQRLRALNQETDKSKAHSS, from the exons ATGATTCATTTGCGGCTACAGGAATTCAAAAACAATGATAAGTTTGGTGGgataaatattgttctatttggAGACATCATGCAACTGCCCCCTGTGAAAGGACATTGGTGCTTTGTACAGCCAGCTTGGtttgctgcagaaattaatttatGGCACGCATTTTCATTCTGCGAATTAACAATCAACATGAGACAAAGAAATGATACAGAGTTCGTCGACCTGTTGAACAATTTACGCGTAAGCGAATTGACAACTGGTCAAGTAGAACTGCTTTGTCAAAGGCGAAGGGTGGCTTTAGATGAAGAATTTAAGGATGGTGTTGTGATTCGAATATTCCCGACCGTCAAACAGGTTGACGAATACAATGATAACATGACAGCTATGAATTCAAAACAAAATCGTATCTATACAATCCGTTCCATAGATGAGTCTCGTGAAATTGCTACCTATGGAAAGAAACCTCCAGATAATGTTGTCCCGAAAGATGTGAACAATTGTGGTGGACTTTTATCAGAGGTAAAACTTGCTGCCGAATCTCGTGTGATGTTGAGACGTAACATATCAGTATCTGACGGCCTCGTCAATGGTGCaatgggta GATGCAGACTAAAAGATAGCGATGGTTGTGTCGCCATACCCCCAGTGGTTGCAACTTTTCAAGGAACGAAAGGTTATGGTGACATTGAGCGCAGGATGTTGTCAATAATTCTATGCTGGGCCGTCACGGTACACAAATTGCAAGGTACGACCCTTGATAAAGCTGTAATAGACCTCGGAAAGAAAGTGTTTGCCAAAGGACAGGCATATGTGGCACTGAGTAGAGTAAAAACACTTGAGGGTATtgctttatctgatctagagccaaataagttactacacaaacctcacgatgaacgagctttagcagaaatgcagagactgagagctctaaatcaagagactgacaaatctaaagctcattcatcgtga